The Candidatus Poribacteria bacterium genome has a window encoding:
- a CDS encoding NAD-dependent epimerase/dehydratase family protein, whose amino-acid sequence MKVLVIGGTGNISRGIVAALQNRNHEIVLFNRGQHVDPSPPEVRVIHGDRKDREDFETKVGAENWDAVIDMISFNADDAASALRACQGRVGHFVHCSTVMTYGPPFSGINLPETAPLQGTSGYGLGKIEADNLLLEAHARDGFPVTIFKPSYTHGPGIPLHRQVGGDGSWIDRLRKGKPILSAGDGLNYFQFLSSKDAGFAFTDILGRSETFGEIYNIVHPQARTWDEWHRAAAEALGVDIEIVHVSQETLIAMAPERFSGLRGNFGHTQIFSHEKLTAVLPEFSPQIPVTESVAENIAWMDKHNRVPDSDADDLEDQIIAVVRKLPRIR is encoded by the coding sequence ATGAAGGTCTTAGTCATCGGCGGCACAGGCAACATCAGCCGTGGCATCGTCGCCGCTTTACAAAACCGAAACCATGAAATCGTCCTGTTCAACCGCGGACAACACGTCGATCCATCACCCCCAGAGGTCCGCGTCATCCACGGCGACCGAAAAGATCGCGAAGATTTTGAGACGAAAGTTGGTGCCGAAAACTGGGATGCCGTCATAGATATGATTAGTTTCAACGCAGACGATGCCGCCTCCGCATTGCGCGCATGCCAAGGCCGCGTCGGACACTTCGTCCACTGCTCAACAGTGATGACCTACGGACCCCCATTCAGCGGGATCAACCTCCCAGAGACCGCACCGCTACAAGGCACATCAGGCTATGGACTTGGCAAAATCGAAGCGGATAACCTACTCTTAGAAGCACACGCACGCGATGGATTTCCCGTAACCATCTTCAAACCCTCCTATACACACGGACCCGGTATACCCCTCCATCGGCAAGTCGGTGGAGACGGCAGCTGGATTGATAGATTACGCAAAGGCAAACCGATCCTCTCTGCAGGTGATGGACTCAACTATTTTCAGTTCCTGTCATCTAAAGACGCAGGTTTTGCGTTTACAGATATATTGGGGAGATCCGAAACGTTCGGCGAAATATACAACATCGTCCACCCACAAGCACGCACATGGGACGAATGGCATCGTGCAGCCGCAGAAGCACTCGGCGTTGACATAGAGATCGTGCACGTCTCACAAGAGACCCTCATCGCAATGGCACCCGAACGGTTCAGCGGGTTACGCGGCAACTTTGGACATACCCAAATCTTCAGCCACGAGAAACTCACAGCAGTATTACCTGAATTCAGTCCGCAAATTCCGGTTACAGAGAGTGTCGCAGAAAACATCGCATGGATGGATAAACACAATCGGGTACCAGACAGCGATGCCGACGATTTGGAAGATCAGATTATTGCGGTAGTCCGCAAGCTACCCCGTATCCGGTAG
- a CDS encoding phytanoyl-CoA dioxygenase family protein — protein MLKIRSALDSEILDRVEHDLREDGFYIIKNVITPEEADEARETVWKLVEEDIANGHDHSYGEGKIRRVWAIVGKAPIFRRLIQHPTVVAVWKRMLGEDVIASTFTANIVGPGAPAGGWHIDYPYWAMQAPFPSGSLTGQTVWMLDDFTVENGATACIPGSHKTLRRPELGEAEGLEVAVAAAPKGSIMFTNGAIWHQSRPNLTDTPRVGLLGMYNRSIIYPQEDMPRQLTDAQLAGESDMLKQLLGRNIPFRDPDHGQNWHRTDTGFREV, from the coding sequence ATGCTAAAAATCAGATCAGCGTTAGATTCAGAAATACTTGATCGCGTCGAGCACGACCTACGCGAAGATGGATTCTATATCATTAAAAATGTGATTACTCCTGAAGAGGCAGACGAAGCGCGCGAGACAGTCTGGAAATTGGTCGAAGAAGACATCGCAAACGGACACGACCACAGCTACGGAGAGGGTAAAATCCGACGCGTCTGGGCAATCGTCGGGAAAGCACCTATCTTCCGTCGGCTCATCCAGCACCCGACCGTCGTCGCAGTATGGAAACGAATGCTCGGTGAAGATGTTATCGCCTCCACGTTTACGGCGAACATTGTCGGACCCGGCGCACCCGCAGGCGGTTGGCATATCGACTACCCATATTGGGCAATGCAAGCCCCGTTCCCATCAGGTTCACTCACAGGACAAACCGTTTGGATGTTAGACGATTTCACGGTAGAAAACGGCGCAACGGCATGTATTCCAGGTTCACACAAAACGCTCCGTCGTCCCGAATTAGGAGAGGCAGAGGGGCTTGAGGTGGCTGTTGCTGCTGCACCGAAAGGCTCTATCATGTTCACAAACGGAGCAATCTGGCATCAATCGCGTCCAAACCTAACCGATACACCACGCGTCGGACTGCTCGGTATGTACAACAGATCGATCATCTATCCGCAAGAAGATATGCCGCGTCAACTGACCGATGCCCAATTGGCAGGCGAAAGCGACATGCTAAAACAACTCTTAGGCAGAAATATACCGTTCCGAGATCCCGATCACGGGCAGAATTGGCACCGCACGGATACCGGGTTCCGCGAAGTATAA
- a CDS encoding Ldh family oxidoreductase, which translates to MPVVTHDVLRKFVYDIYRGAGGTEEDARIVSDHVVDSNLAGHDSHGVINAPNYIGGMADGPAADKMEIVRESGAATVINANRALGMVAARKAMEMAVEKAQTCTIGAVGLHQCGHAGRMGEYPPIAARAGMIGIVLLNGGGRFMHPHGGTSRRLPPNPIAISVPRQGGEPLLLDMTLSVVAGGKLLVQTARGESIPEGWMIDAEGKPLTDPNAFRERPQDTAVMPLGGFQFGHKGFGLGVMIDAIAGGLSWAGCSRENPTRGASGIVMFAIKIEDFIDLADYEQEIAYLVEWVKSSARLPGIDEIYVPGEFEERSREKRLREGIPIEEPTWNRLVEAAERFNVAAPNL; encoded by the coding sequence ATGCCAGTTGTAACCCACGATGTGCTGAGAAAATTTGTATACGATATCTATCGCGGTGCTGGCGGCACAGAGGAAGATGCGCGTATCGTCAGCGACCACGTCGTCGATTCTAACCTCGCCGGACACGACTCACACGGTGTCATCAACGCACCCAACTACATCGGCGGTATGGCAGATGGTCCCGCCGCAGATAAAATGGAAATCGTCAGAGAAAGCGGCGCAGCAACTGTCATCAACGCTAACCGCGCACTCGGTATGGTCGCCGCACGCAAAGCCATGGAAATGGCTGTCGAAAAAGCACAAACCTGCACCATCGGCGCGGTCGGTCTACACCAATGTGGACACGCAGGACGGATGGGGGAATATCCTCCAATTGCCGCCCGTGCCGGGATGATTGGCATCGTCTTACTCAACGGTGGCGGACGCTTCATGCACCCGCACGGTGGGACTTCTCGGAGACTGCCACCCAACCCGATCGCAATCTCCGTACCACGTCAAGGTGGTGAACCGCTCCTCCTCGATATGACACTCAGCGTCGTCGCAGGTGGCAAATTGCTCGTCCAGACCGCACGCGGTGAATCCATACCGGAAGGATGGATGATAGATGCCGAAGGTAAACCGCTCACCGACCCAAACGCGTTTCGTGAACGTCCACAGGACACAGCCGTTATGCCGCTCGGCGGCTTTCAGTTCGGACACAAAGGGTTTGGACTCGGTGTGATGATAGATGCCATCGCCGGTGGACTCTCATGGGCAGGATGTAGCCGTGAAAACCCAACACGTGGGGCAAGTGGCATCGTCATGTTCGCAATCAAAATTGAGGACTTCATCGACCTTGCAGATTACGAACAAGAAATCGCGTATCTCGTAGAGTGGGTGAAGTCATCTGCGCGATTGCCCGGTATTGATGAAATTTATGTACCCGGAGAATTTGAAGAACGGAGTCGTGAGAAACGTCTGCGCGAAGGGATACCAATCGAGGAACCCACATGGAACCGCCTCGTCGAAGCCGCTGAACGTTTCAACGTCGCAGCCCCCAATCTCTAA